The following are encoded in a window of Phocoena phocoena chromosome 2, mPhoPho1.1, whole genome shotgun sequence genomic DNA:
- the RDH12 gene encoding retinol dehydrogenase 12: MLVFLGLLTSFLSFLYVTAPSIRKFFAGGVCGTNVQLPGKVVVITGANTGIGKETARELARRGARVYIACRDVLKGESAASEIRADTKNSQVLVRKLDLSDTKSIRAFAEGFRAEEKQLHILINNAGVMMCPYSKTADGFETHLGVNHLGHFLLTHLLLGQLKESAPARVVNLSSVVHHAGKIRFHDLQGEKSYNRGFAYCHSKLANVLFTRELAKRLQGTGVTTYAVHPGIVRSELVRHSFLLCLLWQLFSPFLKTAREGAQTSLHCALAEGLEPLSGKYFSDCKKTWVSPRARNNKTAERLWNVSCELLGIQWE; encoded by the exons ATGCTGGTTTTCTTGGGACTGCTCACCTCGTTCCTTTCTTTCCTGTATGTGACAGCTCCATCCATCAG GAAGTTCTTTGCTGGTGGGGTCTGTGGAACAAACGTGCAGCTTCCCGGGAAGGTGGTGGTGATCACCGGTGCCAACACAGGCATCGGCAAGGAGACAGCCAGAGAGCTTGCTCGCAGAG GAGCCCGAGTATACATTGCCTGCCGAGATGTACTAAAGGGGGAGTCTGCTGCCAGTGAAATCCGAGCTGATACAAAGAACTCCCAGGTGCTGGTACGGAAACTGGACCTATCTGATACCAAATCCATCCGAGCCTTTGCTGAGGGCTTCCGGGCAG AGGAAAAGCAGCTTCATATTCTGATCAACAATGCAGGAGTGATGATGTGCCCATATTCCAAGACAGCTGATGGCTTTGAAACCCACCTGGGAGTCAACCACCTGG GCCACTTCCTTCTCACCCACTTGCTCCTGGGGCAGCTGAAGGAGTCCGCTCCTGCACGGGTGGTGAACCTGTCATCAGTGGTCCACCATGCTGGCAAGATTCGCTTCCATGACCTCCAGGGTGAGAAGTCCTACAACCGGGGTTTTGCTTATTGCCACAGCAAGCTGGCCAATGTGCTCTTTACTCGTGAGCTGGCCAAGAGGCTCCAAG GCACAGGGGTCACCACCTACGCAGTGCACCCAGGCATCGTCCGCTCCGAACTGGTCCGACACTCCTTCCTGCTGTGCCTGCTCTGGCAGctcttctcccccttcctcaAGACGGCGAGGGAGGGGGCCCAGACCAGCCTGCACTGCGCCCTGGCTGAGGGCTTGGAGCCCCTGAGCGGCAAGTACTTCAG TGACTGCAAGAAGACTTGGGTGTCTCCAAGGGCCCGGAATAACAAAACGGCTGAGCGCTTGTGGAACGTCAGCTGTGAGCTGCTGGGAATCCAGTGGGAGTAG